The Pectobacterium wasabiae CFBP 3304 DNA segment CCGTCACTATGCAGGTTGTCGATAATGAAAAGCTGAGTAAATATACCAGCGATTCTATTGCCGAAGCGCTACGTGATATTCCCGGCGTCGATATTACCGATACCGCATTGGCAGGTCGTAAACAAATACGTATTCGCGGTGAAGAAGCCTCACGCGTATTGGTGTTAATTGACGGACAGGAAGTCACTTATCAACGTGCCGGGCCCAATTACAGTCTCGGATTATTAATTGATCCTTCTTATATCGAGCGCATCGAGGTGGTAAAAGGCCCGCACTCGGTATTATATGGTTCACAGGCTATCGGCGGCGTCATTAACTTTATTACCCGCAAAGGCGGAGACAAGCCGCTGAGTGGCAAAATCAAAGCCGTTTACGACAGCGCCACCGCAGGCTGGCAGGAATCCGGCTTAGCCTACGGGTCCATCGGTAACTTTGACTACCGCCTCAGCGGCAGCTATAGCGACCAAGGCAACCGCAGCACGCCGGATGGTCGTCTGCCGGATACCCATTTTCGTAACAGCGGCCAGTCAGCTTGGCTCGGCTATCGCCTGGGCGATCATAAGTTCGGCCTGTCGCTGGATAGCTTCAAACTCAGTACGCAGACCTATACCGATTCGGATGAATACGACAGTTTTAGCGTGCGAATTCCTGAACTGGAAAGAAAGAAGGTCGGCCTGTTTTATGACTGGCAGCTCGGCGGCAAGGTGCTGAAAAACCTGCATCTGGACGCCTACCAGCAAAATATTAAGCGCGAATTCCGTAACGATTTGTCGCAGAGCGGTAACCCGCTGCGTTATAACGGCATGTCGCTTTATCAGGGCAAAATGGCGATGAGTACAGGAACCGACGACAAGCAGACCAGTCGAGGGTTGACCTTACAGGCAGATATCACACCATTAGCCGATCATACGCTGATTGCCGGGGGACAGTGGCTCTCCGATGTGGTGAAGCAAAACGCCTTCTCCGATGTTCATGCAGACGGTTTTCTCTCTCCTGTCGCACCTTTCCCTATCTCGGTTAACCCTAGTTCGGTATCCAACAACCACTGGCGGCAGAATAGCTGGGCACTGTTCGCACAGGATGCATGGAAAATAACGCCGGACTGGACGTGGACGCTAGGCGCTCGTCAGTATTGGGTTGAGTCGCTCTCATACGGCGGACAAAAGACCGGCACAATAAGAATGAACGGTATGGTGATGCCGAACAACAGCACGTTCGCCACCAAGAAGGAAAATGACAGTACCTTAGTCACCGCCAGCAGTCTGCGCTATTCCGGTTTCGACAATATCCAACTGCGCGCCTCCTTTGCGCAAGGTTATGTCTACCCTACCCTAACGCATAAATTTTACGACACGGCAGCGGGCGGGAATACCACTTATGGTAACGCCGGTCTACAAGCAGAAACGTCGGATAATTATGAAGTCGGCATGCGCTATAAAGATGAGAGCTGGCTGCTGGATAGCGCCGTTTACCATTCACGCGCTAAAGATTACATCACCACGCTTAACTGCGCCGGTAACGCCATCTGTTCCGGCAGTACGGCTGAAGGTAGCCGTTACTACGCTAACGCCAACCGTGCGACCACATACGGGATGGAAATGTATGCGGAATACCTCGGCTGGACGCTGTCTCCTTACGTTAACGGCAACATCATCCGCCGTGAGCTGGAACTGCCGACTCGCAGCACCTATCGCACCGGTGAACCCACCTTTACTGGCAAAATAGGACTCAAAAACATCACGTTATTCGAGCGCATGGAGCTGGAATCAGATCTCTACTTCCGAGCAGCCTCACGTGCGAAGGATGAAACGGCAGATACCGCCGTTCAGCATAGCGGCTGGGCAACGGCCAATCTGGAATTCACCAGCACTTTCGGCAACGAGAATCAGTATCAAGTCACGCTGGCATTGAACAACCTGCTGGATAAACGCTACACCACCGCGCACGAAAGTATTCCGGCATCCGGTTTCAGCACCGCGATTGGCGCAGCGTTCTCATTCTGAGATTCATGATGATGAAGGCGATAATCGCGTTAATGCTCTTTGGGCTGTCTTCCTTCACCTGCGCGACCACGCCGCGCGTGGTGATTGCTGGCGGCTCACTGGTAGAAATTGTTTATGCACTCGGCGCAGGCAATACGGTGGTGGGCATCGATCAAACCACCACCTATCCGCCAGAGACGTCAACACTGCCACAAATCAGCAACTGGCAGCAGTTAACGAGCGAAGGTATTTTGTCGCTCCACCCAACGTTGTTGATGACCTGGCAGGATGCCAACCCACCGCAGGTGCTTAATCAGCTTGAGCAGTCTGGTGTAACGGTGGCACGTTTTACCCGCACGCCCAGTACGCCAGCGCAGTTGCTTAGCAATATTCGGCAAGCGGGTGTATTGCTCAATCGCGCTGATGCCGCCGAGAAGTTGGCCACTCGTCTCTCTCAGCAGTTGAATGCCGTAGCAGAGCGACTGACAACGCAGAAGAATCACGTCAACGTCGTGTTTCTGCTGAGTGTCGGCGGCGGCGCGGCGCAGGTTGCGGGGAAAAATACCGTCGTAGATAGCCTGATCACACTGGCGGGTGGTAAGAATGTCGCCACGCATAGTCAGTACCGAACTTACGGCGGTGAGGCGATGATTGCGGCGAATCCTGACGTGATTGTAGTGACCACGCAAAATATCGCAAACGGTGTGGAAGCGCTGGAGGTAATACCGGGGATAGTGCAAACCGCAGCTTGGAAAAATCAACGCATTATCGCGCTCGATCAGGCAATTTTGCTGGGAATGGGGCCGCGCGTTGCCGAGGCGGTCGAAGCATTAAACCGCGGATTTTATCCTTAACAAAACGAAAACATCCCCTAAATAATTCGAGTTGCAGGAAGGCAGCGACACAGTGAATCCTCAGGAGCTTACACCAGTAAGTGACTGAGGCGAGTATTGCCAACGCACATGCAGCTTGAAGTATGACGGGGATTAACGGCCTCAATAATGAGGCCGTATCACACGCTTACTGAATACCCTGACTACGCAGGTAATCTTCATAGTTACCGGTGAAATCGTTCACTTTATTTGGCGTCATTTCCAAAATACGGGTTGCCAACGAGCTAACAAATTCACGGTCATGAGAAACGAACAGCAGCGTCCCTTCATACATTTCCAGCGCCATGTTCAGCGATTCAATAGATTCCATATCAAGGTGGTTGGTTGGTTCATCCATTACCAGAATATTCGGACGCTGCATCATCAGTTTACCGAACAGCATGCGACCTTTTTCACCACCGGATAACACCTTCACTTTCTTCTTGATATCATCTTGACTGAACAGCAAACGACCAAGTACGCTGCGCACCGCCTGTTCGTCGTCTTTTTCCTGTTTCCACTGGCTCATCCAGTCAAACACCGTCAGCGTCTCATCGAATTCGTATTCGTGATCCTGCGCGTAGTAGCCAATTTTGGCATTCTCTGACCACTTCACCGTACCGCTATCCGGCTCGAAATCACCGACCAGCGTTTTCAACAGCGTCGATTTACCAATACCGTTAGGACCCAAAATGGCGACTTTTTCACCCACTTCGATCATAAGACCCAGCTTGCTAAACAGCAGGCCGTTATCAAAACCTTTACTCAACGCTTCCACTTCCAGCGCATTACGGAACAGTTTCTTATCCTGATCAAAACGGATAAACGGGTTTTGACGGCTGGAGGCTTTCACTTCATCCAGTTGGATTTTATCGATCTGGCGCGCGCGCGATGTCGCCTGCTTGGATTTAGAGGCGTTGGCGCTAAAACGACTGACGAACGATTGCAGTTCAGAAATCTGTGCTTTCTTCTTCGCGTTATCAGACAGTAAACGCTCACGCGCCTGCGTCGCGGCCGTCATGTATTCATCATAGTTGCCCGGATAAACACGCAGTTCACCGTAGTCCAGATCCGCCATGTGCGTACAGACCATATTCAGAAAGTGACGGTCATGCGAGATGATGATCATGGTGCTGTTACGCTCGTTAAGCACCTGCTCCAACCAGCGGATAGTATCGATATCCAGGTTGTTGGTCGGTTCGTCGAGCAGCAGGATATCGGGATCGGCAAACAGTGCCTGCGCCAACAGAACACGCAGCTTCCAGCCGGGAGCAATTTCACTCATCAAGCCATAGTGCTGCTCAACAGGGATCCCCACGCCCAGCAACAGTTCACCCGCGCGTGATTCTGCGCTGTAGCCATCCATCTCACCGTATTCTACTTCCAGATCGGCCACTTTATAGCCGTCGGCTTCGCTCATTTCAGCCAATGAGTAGATACGGTCGCGCTCTTCTTTTACCGCCCATAGCTCGCCATGCCCCATGATGACGGTATCCAGCACGCTATATTTTTCAAACGCGAACTGATCCTGACGCAGTTTACCCAGACGTTCATTAGGATCGAGGAAGACGTTACCACCGCTCGGCACCAGATCGCCGCCGAGGATCTTCATAAAGGTGGATTTGCCGCAGCCATTGGCGCCAATCAAACCGTAACGGTTGCCGCCGCCAAATTTAACGGAAATGTTTTCAAACAACGGCTTGCTGCCGAACTGCATGGTAATATTGTTGGTACTTAACACAGCACTTATACTCGAGTCGGAATGTGATTTGGCGCGCATTATGCCATAAGCGCGCGCCAGGATCGCGGTTAGTTTTGAGTAATATTTAAGCGATAGCGCATACAGGAGAGAAATGCGATGCCTATAGTACGTCGTTTCAAACAGGTCGACGTTTTCACCCAGCAGCCTTTCAAAGGCAATCCGCTTGCCGTGGTTATGGAGGCGAGTGGGTTGACCGATGCGCAGATGCAGGATATCGCGCGTTGGACAAACCTGTCGGAAACCACGTTTGTCCTGCCTGCTACCGATCCCGTTGCGGATTATCATGTCCGTATTTTTACGCCAGAAGCGGAGATGCCCTTTGCCGGACACCCCACGCTAGGCACGGCACATGCCCTGCTGGAAGACGGATTACGTCCTAAATCCCCGGGCCAGTTGGTGCAACAGTGCGGTATTGGCTTAGTGCCAATCAACATCGGTGATGACAAGAGTCTGGCGTTTCACGCACCGCAGGCTACCATCGTGCCGTTTGATGATGAACACACGCCGCTGCTGGAAAAAGCGCTGGGCATAACCGGTCTTGGTAGTGCTCACATCGATAAGCGCTATCCGCCTACCGCCGTACATATGGGCATTCGCTGGCTGGTGGTTCGTGTAGACAGCGCGGACACCTGTCTGAGCATTATACCGGATGCAGACGCGCTCACCGCCGTGCAGAGCCTCAGCCAGACCAATGGCATTGCTATCTACGGCCCACACGATGACGCGACGCCGGCCGATTATGAAGTCCGCACGTTCTACATTGAATGCGGCTACCTTAAAGAAGATCCTGTCACTGGCAGCGCCAATGCCTGTCTGGCAGCACTGCTTCGCCAGCAGCATTCCACGAATAATGTTACCGCGCCACTCAGTTATCTTGCACGACAAGGGACGATGCTGCACTGCGATGGTCGTATTACCGTGACTTACCTGGACGATGAACCTTGGATCGGCGGACACAGTGTCACAATCATTGACGGTACGTTGCTACGTTAAAAAATAAGGAATCTCGCTTATGGAAGCGCTATTTGCAGATAAATTGTATGAACTACGCCATCAGCCCCACTTGCGCCTAACGGTACAGGAAGAGAACGACGCCGATGTGCTCTTTACTCTAATTCAGCAAGAAAAGCCACGCCTGCGGCGAACGTTACCTTGGCCGGATTCCGTCAAGAGCGTCGATGACACACGTGAAACCATTCGCGGTAATAGACAGGAATTCTTCGCCAAAACGGCCGCCGTGTACGTCATTCGCTGGGATGACACGCTGGCTGGCATCGTTTCCTTCAACACGATTCAGGATAAAGAAGGCGTCATCGGCTATTGGATCGCCGAAGAATTCGAAGGGAAAGGCATTGTTTCTCAGGCCGTCAGTACGCTGATAGCAGCGTATACCGATGCAAACCTCATTGAGCGCTGCGTCATCAAAGCCTCAACGGCTAACATACGTAGTAATGCCGTCGCCCAACGGCTTGGTTTCCGTTTTCATCACACGGCAAAAAATGCCGAGCAGATTGGCGAGCAGTGGTTCGATCACAATATTTATCACTATCCCGCCTGACGCGCCCCACGGATTATATTCCCTCACCTGATTCGCTGCTCTATCGGGCGCGCATCAGGTCCTTTTCGCACAACGGTACAGGCCATTTGCCCACTCGTTATATTTTTGTGACTAACATCACAAAAATGTTGAAATCCAATTTCATCTCCGCTACCATTAAAAACGTGATGAACATCACATTTAATTAACCCGTAAGAGGAGTCTGAAAATGACTATGTTTCGTAAAATCAGCAAATTCTTCAAAAGAGTGGGAGATGTTTATGTCAGCTATTGTGAACGTATTGGATCAATCATCAGCCCATTCTGATTGTGATGTAAACAATCTCTAAAGCCGCCTTCTATCAGGCGGCTTTTGTTTTTCCTTTTAGCCTCTCTTTTATCCTCTTCTCACTGTAACGCAAATTCAAATCTGCTCATTCTAGCAACATCATAACCGCTGGCTGACACATCAACCGATACCATCAAGTGTTACGGTTTTAATGTACAAAAAAACTAACGTTACATTCCGTTAACAAAAAGCAAAAAAATAATAAGCATCAAAAAATGCTATCAAAGTTGATTAATTAGGTTAAGAAATTGAGGGTAATTGATTTATTTACGTGACAATAGTCGCATAAATACAGATTACCCTCTAAAAAACTTTATCTCAGAATGAATTTATGCATAACTTAAAAACAAGTAACGCAACTGAACAATTAATAATTACAAGTAAATTTACTGATACAGTGCAAACTGAGCGCTTACAGAAAATACAGCCCACGGATTAGAGTGAGGCTATATAGTGACTACGCCTACGCACCTATTTACCGTAGCTGAATCTGATACCTAAAATATATCGAGGTGGCAGCAACCGGACACATTAATACACAACCCCACAACTTATCCCTTCTGCGATAGTTTTATCGCCCTGCCGCAGAAGTTTTATCGCCCTGTCCCAGAAGCGATAAGAGCAGCAAGCAAGATAGCCAGTGAATTTATTAAGTGACTGAAAAAATTATTTTAATCAACTTTTGATAAAAATGGACATACGGATGAATACAGACACCGGAGCTATATTTATATCATTCGATGCGGTTGCCGTATCAGGAATTACCGTTGAAGCACTTAAGATAGCTAAGCTTCTCTCTCAGAAAGGACTAAATGCTTACCTTGACCTAGGCTATGATATAAAAATAGACAAAGGGATGATGAATAAGCCATACAGTTGGGAAAAAGAAATTTATGAAAATAATGTGACTCTTGTTCGCCTGGATGATATTCAGAGTATTCCTAATTACACATCCAACTTTATAGAATACTCACACCGTGTTCTTATCAACCAGAAATCTACTGTTTCCTCAAAAGAAGAAAAAAGAATTTTATGCACTATCGATGAAATTTCTCAACGACTGGCTGAAAAAATCATTCAGCAGTGGGAAAACCTGAATATAGGTTATGTAATCGTCGAGAATGGCACCCTACCGGAAAATATCATTTATACCAAAGCACTATATCAAGCTATTGAAGATTACGGAAAGCGCCACCACCTGGGCATGTTTGCTATCTGGCGCGATCATGACCTCATGTGGAACAGTGAAAAAACCACAATGAAGTATGGTCGCCCACCTTACCCCTACGCAGTCAAGCCAGTTAAATCCCCCCATATCACCTATGTTACGCTCAATAACAATCTGAAAAAAAACCTTGAAATCTGGTGCGATAACGAGATAGAAGTCAACGTTAAAAGAAACACCTATGAGTTCAATGACCAGATAAATTATACAAACATAAGAGAGCACTTATCCATACGTGATGACGATATCCTTATCGTTCGGACAACCCGAATTATTCCGCAGAAACGTATAGATAGAGATTTTCATCTGGTACATGGTCTAAACCAGAGGTTCGCCGAGAACAATATAGATCGTAAAATTTATCTCGTTATTTCTGGAGAACCTAGCGAAAATCGAGATTATTATCAGGTGTTACTCAACTTATCTGAAGAATTAGCGATAAAGCCAGCCATTAAATTTATCGGTTTGCTGCAACACCGATGCCTTTCAACCCAAAAGCAAGCGTACACCATAGAGGATTTATACTACTCCTGCGATTTGGTTTCTTTTCTTACCTCTTGGGATTATGACAGCTATGGCAACCCGATTGGCGAGGCTATTAGCTGCCAGCGCTGTTACATCACTACCGACTACGAATATTATCAAGAGGTTTACGGGCAATACGGTTTTATTTCCCCCGTGCTCAACATATCAGAGCAGCAAGACAATCTACCCGATGATGCATTTATCGATGAGGTCTATAACCTCCTCATTAATAAATCGTTAATGACAGAGATAGCCAACCACAATTATGACATTGGAAAAAAAGTACTCACTAACAATGTCATTGACATTTTTGACTTAGATTTCTCCGGAGAAACATATGCGTAATGATATTTTTGTTTCCGTTGTACTCCCAGTTTACAACGAAAGTGATAGTATTGATCAGGCTCTTCTTTCACTACTC contains these protein-coding regions:
- a CDS encoding TonB-dependent receptor plug domain-containing protein; its protein translation is MNKKATRWALFMLPAIYSGAINAATNDLSTTHSSTSHSTTNSDEITVISAGRTEQNLWESPVTMQVVDNEKLSKYTSDSIAEALRDIPGVDITDTALAGRKQIRIRGEEASRVLVLIDGQEVTYQRAGPNYSLGLLIDPSYIERIEVVKGPHSVLYGSQAIGGVINFITRKGGDKPLSGKIKAVYDSATAGWQESGLAYGSIGNFDYRLSGSYSDQGNRSTPDGRLPDTHFRNSGQSAWLGYRLGDHKFGLSLDSFKLSTQTYTDSDEYDSFSVRIPELERKKVGLFYDWQLGGKVLKNLHLDAYQQNIKREFRNDLSQSGNPLRYNGMSLYQGKMAMSTGTDDKQTSRGLTLQADITPLADHTLIAGGQWLSDVVKQNAFSDVHADGFLSPVAPFPISVNPSSVSNNHWRQNSWALFAQDAWKITPDWTWTLGARQYWVESLSYGGQKTGTIRMNGMVMPNNSTFATKKENDSTLVTASSLRYSGFDNIQLRASFAQGYVYPTLTHKFYDTAAGGNTTYGNAGLQAETSDNYEVGMRYKDESWLLDSAVYHSRAKDYITTLNCAGNAICSGSTAEGSRYYANANRATTYGMEMYAEYLGWTLSPYVNGNIIRRELELPTRSTYRTGEPTFTGKIGLKNITLFERMELESDLYFRAASRAKDETADTAVQHSGWATANLEFTSTFGNENQYQVTLALNNLLDKRYTTAHESIPASGFSTAIGAAFSF
- a CDS encoding heme/hemin ABC transporter substrate-binding protein is translated as MKAIIALMLFGLSSFTCATTPRVVIAGGSLVEIVYALGAGNTVVGIDQTTTYPPETSTLPQISNWQQLTSEGILSLHPTLLMTWQDANPPQVLNQLEQSGVTVARFTRTPSTPAQLLSNIRQAGVLLNRADAAEKLATRLSQQLNAVAERLTTQKNHVNVVFLLSVGGGAAQVAGKNTVVDSLITLAGGKNVATHSQYRTYGGEAMIAANPDVIVVTTQNIANGVEALEVIPGIVQTAAWKNQRIIALDQAILLGMGPRVAEAVEALNRGFYP
- a CDS encoding ABC-F family ATPase; amino-acid sequence: MLSTNNITMQFGSKPLFENISVKFGGGNRYGLIGANGCGKSTFMKILGGDLVPSGGNVFLDPNERLGKLRQDQFAFEKYSVLDTVIMGHGELWAVKEERDRIYSLAEMSEADGYKVADLEVEYGEMDGYSAESRAGELLLGVGIPVEQHYGLMSEIAPGWKLRVLLAQALFADPDILLLDEPTNNLDIDTIRWLEQVLNERNSTMIIISHDRHFLNMVCTHMADLDYGELRVYPGNYDEYMTAATQARERLLSDNAKKKAQISELQSFVSRFSANASKSKQATSRARQIDKIQLDEVKASSRQNPFIRFDQDKKLFRNALEVEALSKGFDNGLLFSKLGLMIEVGEKVAILGPNGIGKSTLLKTLVGDFEPDSGTVKWSENAKIGYYAQDHEYEFDETLTVFDWMSQWKQEKDDEQAVRSVLGRLLFSQDDIKKKVKVLSGGEKGRMLFGKLMMQRPNILVMDEPTNHLDMESIESLNMALEMYEGTLLFVSHDREFVSSLATRILEMTPNKVNDFTGNYEDYLRSQGIQ
- a CDS encoding PhzF family phenazine biosynthesis protein is translated as MPIVRRFKQVDVFTQQPFKGNPLAVVMEASGLTDAQMQDIARWTNLSETTFVLPATDPVADYHVRIFTPEAEMPFAGHPTLGTAHALLEDGLRPKSPGQLVQQCGIGLVPINIGDDKSLAFHAPQATIVPFDDEHTPLLEKALGITGLGSAHIDKRYPPTAVHMGIRWLVVRVDSADTCLSIIPDADALTAVQSLSQTNGIAIYGPHDDATPADYEVRTFYIECGYLKEDPVTGSANACLAALLRQQHSTNNVTAPLSYLARQGTMLHCDGRITVTYLDDEPWIGGHSVTIIDGTLLR
- a CDS encoding GNAT family N-acetyltransferase; the encoded protein is MEALFADKLYELRHQPHLRLTVQEENDADVLFTLIQQEKPRLRRTLPWPDSVKSVDDTRETIRGNRQEFFAKTAAVYVIRWDDTLAGIVSFNTIQDKEGVIGYWIAEEFEGKGIVSQAVSTLIAAYTDANLIERCVIKASTANIRSNAVAQRLGFRFHHTAKNAEQIGEQWFDHNIYHYPA
- a CDS encoding glycosyltransferase, coding for MNTDTGAIFISFDAVAVSGITVEALKIAKLLSQKGLNAYLDLGYDIKIDKGMMNKPYSWEKEIYENNVTLVRLDDIQSIPNYTSNFIEYSHRVLINQKSTVSSKEEKRILCTIDEISQRLAEKIIQQWENLNIGYVIVENGTLPENIIYTKALYQAIEDYGKRHHLGMFAIWRDHDLMWNSEKTTMKYGRPPYPYAVKPVKSPHITYVTLNNNLKKNLEIWCDNEIEVNVKRNTYEFNDQINYTNIREHLSIRDDDILIVRTTRIIPQKRIDRDFHLVHGLNQRFAENNIDRKIYLVISGEPSENRDYYQVLLNLSEELAIKPAIKFIGLLQHRCLSTQKQAYTIEDLYYSCDLVSFLTSWDYDSYGNPIGEAISCQRCYITTDYEYYQEVYGQYGFISPVLNISEQQDNLPDDAFIDEVYNLLINKSLMTEIANHNYDIGKKVLTNNVIDIFDLDFSGETYA